In Electrophorus electricus isolate fEleEle1 chromosome 1, fEleEle1.pri, whole genome shotgun sequence, a single window of DNA contains:
- the rfx1a gene encoding MHC class II regulatory factor RFX1a isoform X1, which yields MATTAYVEELQQTSQPQGGVVTVTSGQPATATTAPQQFLAELQTTVASGSASTPTGQTTPPPAQAQKTPTVAQTPPTQAPPTQTQYVTAEIQSSPTQSSNAQSTPQYIVVTVTEGSLHSSDSVSDSSPPPAVVQTGVPTQVVQQVQSVQQRSVVQATSQSTKTEQGTQLSVTSLQPVHLTQELQQVPVQHVYTNQVQYVEGGENNYTTSTIRSSSFPYTDTPLYTQTNAGQYYESTPASASQAASPGTPLTVAVTTGSTGVSMFVAGTGQIVANPASGTAGGATAVIAASGAAANGSGEGGGGANGSGGSYVIQGGYMLGSSGSSNSGNGQSYSHNARASPATVSISEGEENSVPSADKKLSSGPQVQWLLDNYETAEGVSLPRSTLYCHYLLHCQEQKLEPVNAASFGKLIRSVFMGLRTRRLGTRGNSKYHYYGLRIKASSSLLRLMEDQQHLAMRQQPFSQKQRLKPVQKVEGMTNGMSSGAGQQQQQQQGSGLSDISAQVQQYQQFLDASRALPEFPDIDLQAKPLPEGIELEHIKSFQLLYREHCEAILDVMVNLQFTLVETLWKTFWRFSENQAGDAATLAVHDESEKRLPKSCLVLLCKHEPVLRWSRDCDNTLYQGLVEILIPDVLRPIPSALTQAIRNFAKSLESWLTNAMMNIPEEMVRVKVTCANAFAQTLRRYTSLNHLAQAARAVLQNTAQINQMLSDLNRVDFANVQEQASWVCRCEDRVVQRLEQDFKLTLQQQNSLEQWAAWLDGVVSQVLKPYQASSAFPKAAKLFLLRWSFYSSMVIRDLTLRSAASFGSFHLIRLLYDEYMYYLIEHRVAQAKGETPIAVMGEFASLGRSLNTLDPDKEEEEEEEDESEDECQELALPSDGAALGEESLEPPAKLARTDQRVLFSTGNAQN from the exons ATGGCAACTACAGCCTATGTGGAGGAGCTGCAACAGACCTCCCAACCTCAAGGAGGTGTTGTTACTGTAACATCAGGGCAACCTGCAACTGCGACTACAGCCCCTCAGCAGTTTCTGGCCGAGCTGCAGACCACTGTAGCCTCTGGCTCAGCATCAACGCCCACAGGCCAGACCACGCCCCCTCCTGCGCAGGCACAGAAAACACCAACAGTTGCCCAGACCCCACCCACtcaagccccacccacacagacacaatatgTCACAGCTGAGATTCAGAGCTCACCCACACAATCCAGCAATGCCCAGAGCACACCACAGTACATTGTGGTCACTGTTACAG AGGGCTCCCTCCATTCCAGTGACTCGGTCTCAGACTCCAGTCCTCCTCCTGCCGTGGTGCAGACTGGAGTTCCTACACAGGTGGTGCAGCAGGTGCAGTCAGTCCAGCAg AGGTCAGTGGTGCAAGCTACATCTCAGTCAACCAAGACAGAACAGGGCACCCAACTGAGCGTCACCAGCCTACAGCCTGTACACTTGACTCAGGag CTTCAGCAGGTGCCTGTGCAGCATGTATACACTAACCAAGTGCAGTATGTGGAGGGAGGAGAAAACAACTACACTACCAGTACCAT TCGCTCCAGCAGTTTCCCCTACACAGACACTCCTCTGTACACGCAGACTAATGCGGGCCAGTACTATGAGAGCACCCCAGCCTCTGCTTCCCAGGCCGCTTCCCCCGGTACCCCTCTCACCGTGGCCGTTACCACGGGCTCCACCGGTGTCTCCATGTTCGTGGCGGGCACGGGCCAGATCGTGGCCAATCCCGCATCGGGCACGGCGGGCGGGGCCACGGCGGTAATTGCGGCGTCGGGGGCGGCGGCTAATGGCTctggggagggaggaggtggggctAATGGCAGCGGCGGAAGCTACGTGATTCAGGGCGGCTACATGCTGGGCAGCAGTGGCTCCAGCAACAGTGGGAATGGCCAGAGTTACTCGCACAACGCCCGTGCCTCGCCGGCCACCGTGAGTATTAGCGAGGGAGAGGAGAATAGCGTGCCGTCGGCAGACAAAAAG CTCTCCTCTGGCCCCCAGGTGCAGTGGTTGTTGGATAATTATGAGACGGCAGAGGGCGTGAGCCTGCCCCGCTCCACTCTGTATTGCCACTACTTGCTGCACTGCCAGGAGCAGAAGCTGGAGCCCGTCAATGCTGCTTCCTTTGGCAAGCTCATCCGGTCCGTCTTCATGGGCCTGAGGACCAGGCGCCTGGGCACCCG GGGAAACTCTAAGTACCACTACTATGGCCTGAGGATTAAGGctagctcctctctgctccggCTGATGGAGGATCAGCAGCACCTGGCCATGAGACAGCAACCTTTCTCCCAGAAACAAAG GTTGAAGCCAGTGCAGAAGGTGGAAGGAATGACCAATGGAATGTCATCAGGGGCGgggcaacagcaacagcagcagcaaggtTCAGGGCTTTCAGACATCAGTGCTCAGGTGCAGCAGTACCAACAGTTCCTCG ATGCCTCTCGTGCCCTCCCTGAGTTCCCTGACATTGACCTGCAAGCGAAACCCTTGCCAGAGGGCATTGAGCTGGAGCACATCAAGAGCTTTCAGCTGCTCTACAGAGAGCACTGTGAG GCCATCCTGGATGTGATGGTCAACCTGCAGTTCACACTGGTGGAGACCCTCTGGAAAACCTTCTGGAGGTTTAGTGAGAACCAGGCTGGAGATGCAGCCACTTTGGCTGT tcACGACGAGTCGGAGAAGCGTCTGCCAAAGTCATGCCTGGTGCTGCTATGTAAGCATGAGCCCGTGCTGCGCTGGAGCCGAGACTGCGACAACACGCTGTACCAGGGCCTGGTGGAGATCCTCATCCCAGACGTCTTGAGGCCCATACCCA GTGCCTTAACTCAAGCCATCCGTAATTTTGCCAAGAGTTTGGAGAGCTGGCTCACTAACGCCATGATGAACATTCCCGAGGAGATGGTCCGTGTTAAG GTGACATGTGCGAACGCCTTCGCGCAGACCCTGCGCAGGTACACCTCGCTCAACCACCTGGCCCAGGCAGCACGCGCCGTACTCCAGAACACTGCGCAGATCAACCAGATGCTCAGCGACCTCAACCGAGTCGACTTCGCTAACGTGCAG GAGCAGGCCTcttgggtgtgtaggtgtgaggaTCGGGTTGTGCAGCGCTTGGAGCAGGACTTTAAGCTCACCCTCCAACAGCAGAACTCTCTGGAACAGTGGGCGGCTTGGCTCGACGGTGTGGTCTCACAGGTCCTAAAACCCTACCAGGCCAGTTCGGCCTTCCCAAAAGCTGCCAAGCTCTTTCTGCTCAGGTGGAGTTTCTACAG ctctaTGGTGATCAGAGACCTGACCCTGCGTAGCGCGGCGAGTTTCGGCTCGTTCCACCTGATCCGTCTGCTGTACGATGAGTACATGTACTACCTTATAGAGCACAGAGTGGCACAGGCCAAAGGAGAGACTCCCATCGCTGTCATGGGAGAG TTTGCAAGCCTTGGACGTAGTCTGAATACACTGGATCCTGATAAAG aagaggaagaggaggaggaagatgagagtGAGGATGAGTGTCAGGAGCTTGCTCTGCCCTCTGATGGTGCTGCCCTTGGGGAGGAGTCTCTGGAACCACCTGCCAAGCTGGCCAGAACTGATCAGAGAGTACTCTTCAGCACGGGCAATGCACAGAACTGA
- the rfx1a gene encoding MHC class II regulatory factor RFX1a isoform X2, with protein sequence MATTAYVEELQQTSQPQGGVVTVTSGQPATATTAPQQFLAELQTTVASGSASTPTGQTTPPPAQAQKTPTVAQTPPTQAPPTQTQYVTAEIQSSPTQSSNAQSTPQYIVVTVTEGSLHSSDSVSDSSPPPAVVQTGVPTQVVQQVQSVQQRSVVQATSQSTKTEQGTQLSVTSLQPVHLTQELQQVPVQHVYTNQVQYVEGGENNYTTSTIRSSSFPYTDTPLYTQTNAGQYYESTPASASQAASPGTPLTVAVTTGSTGVSMFVAGTGQIVANPASGTAGGATAVIAASGAAANGSGEGGGGANGSGGSYVIQGGYMLGSSGSSNSGNGQSYSHNARASPATLSSGPQVQWLLDNYETAEGVSLPRSTLYCHYLLHCQEQKLEPVNAASFGKLIRSVFMGLRTRRLGTRGNSKYHYYGLRIKASSSLLRLMEDQQHLAMRQQPFSQKQRLKPVQKVEGMTNGMSSGAGQQQQQQQGSGLSDISAQVQQYQQFLDASRALPEFPDIDLQAKPLPEGIELEHIKSFQLLYREHCEAILDVMVNLQFTLVETLWKTFWRFSENQAGDAATLAVHDESEKRLPKSCLVLLCKHEPVLRWSRDCDNTLYQGLVEILIPDVLRPIPSALTQAIRNFAKSLESWLTNAMMNIPEEMVRVKVTCANAFAQTLRRYTSLNHLAQAARAVLQNTAQINQMLSDLNRVDFANVQEQASWVCRCEDRVVQRLEQDFKLTLQQQNSLEQWAAWLDGVVSQVLKPYQASSAFPKAAKLFLLRWSFYSSMVIRDLTLRSAASFGSFHLIRLLYDEYMYYLIEHRVAQAKGETPIAVMGEFASLGRSLNTLDPDKEEEEEEEDESEDECQELALPSDGAALGEESLEPPAKLARTDQRVLFSTGNAQN encoded by the exons ATGGCAACTACAGCCTATGTGGAGGAGCTGCAACAGACCTCCCAACCTCAAGGAGGTGTTGTTACTGTAACATCAGGGCAACCTGCAACTGCGACTACAGCCCCTCAGCAGTTTCTGGCCGAGCTGCAGACCACTGTAGCCTCTGGCTCAGCATCAACGCCCACAGGCCAGACCACGCCCCCTCCTGCGCAGGCACAGAAAACACCAACAGTTGCCCAGACCCCACCCACtcaagccccacccacacagacacaatatgTCACAGCTGAGATTCAGAGCTCACCCACACAATCCAGCAATGCCCAGAGCACACCACAGTACATTGTGGTCACTGTTACAG AGGGCTCCCTCCATTCCAGTGACTCGGTCTCAGACTCCAGTCCTCCTCCTGCCGTGGTGCAGACTGGAGTTCCTACACAGGTGGTGCAGCAGGTGCAGTCAGTCCAGCAg AGGTCAGTGGTGCAAGCTACATCTCAGTCAACCAAGACAGAACAGGGCACCCAACTGAGCGTCACCAGCCTACAGCCTGTACACTTGACTCAGGag CTTCAGCAGGTGCCTGTGCAGCATGTATACACTAACCAAGTGCAGTATGTGGAGGGAGGAGAAAACAACTACACTACCAGTACCAT TCGCTCCAGCAGTTTCCCCTACACAGACACTCCTCTGTACACGCAGACTAATGCGGGCCAGTACTATGAGAGCACCCCAGCCTCTGCTTCCCAGGCCGCTTCCCCCGGTACCCCTCTCACCGTGGCCGTTACCACGGGCTCCACCGGTGTCTCCATGTTCGTGGCGGGCACGGGCCAGATCGTGGCCAATCCCGCATCGGGCACGGCGGGCGGGGCCACGGCGGTAATTGCGGCGTCGGGGGCGGCGGCTAATGGCTctggggagggaggaggtggggctAATGGCAGCGGCGGAAGCTACGTGATTCAGGGCGGCTACATGCTGGGCAGCAGTGGCTCCAGCAACAGTGGGAATGGCCAGAGTTACTCGCACAACGCCCGTGCCTCGCCGGCCACC CTCTCCTCTGGCCCCCAGGTGCAGTGGTTGTTGGATAATTATGAGACGGCAGAGGGCGTGAGCCTGCCCCGCTCCACTCTGTATTGCCACTACTTGCTGCACTGCCAGGAGCAGAAGCTGGAGCCCGTCAATGCTGCTTCCTTTGGCAAGCTCATCCGGTCCGTCTTCATGGGCCTGAGGACCAGGCGCCTGGGCACCCG GGGAAACTCTAAGTACCACTACTATGGCCTGAGGATTAAGGctagctcctctctgctccggCTGATGGAGGATCAGCAGCACCTGGCCATGAGACAGCAACCTTTCTCCCAGAAACAAAG GTTGAAGCCAGTGCAGAAGGTGGAAGGAATGACCAATGGAATGTCATCAGGGGCGgggcaacagcaacagcagcagcaaggtTCAGGGCTTTCAGACATCAGTGCTCAGGTGCAGCAGTACCAACAGTTCCTCG ATGCCTCTCGTGCCCTCCCTGAGTTCCCTGACATTGACCTGCAAGCGAAACCCTTGCCAGAGGGCATTGAGCTGGAGCACATCAAGAGCTTTCAGCTGCTCTACAGAGAGCACTGTGAG GCCATCCTGGATGTGATGGTCAACCTGCAGTTCACACTGGTGGAGACCCTCTGGAAAACCTTCTGGAGGTTTAGTGAGAACCAGGCTGGAGATGCAGCCACTTTGGCTGT tcACGACGAGTCGGAGAAGCGTCTGCCAAAGTCATGCCTGGTGCTGCTATGTAAGCATGAGCCCGTGCTGCGCTGGAGCCGAGACTGCGACAACACGCTGTACCAGGGCCTGGTGGAGATCCTCATCCCAGACGTCTTGAGGCCCATACCCA GTGCCTTAACTCAAGCCATCCGTAATTTTGCCAAGAGTTTGGAGAGCTGGCTCACTAACGCCATGATGAACATTCCCGAGGAGATGGTCCGTGTTAAG GTGACATGTGCGAACGCCTTCGCGCAGACCCTGCGCAGGTACACCTCGCTCAACCACCTGGCCCAGGCAGCACGCGCCGTACTCCAGAACACTGCGCAGATCAACCAGATGCTCAGCGACCTCAACCGAGTCGACTTCGCTAACGTGCAG GAGCAGGCCTcttgggtgtgtaggtgtgaggaTCGGGTTGTGCAGCGCTTGGAGCAGGACTTTAAGCTCACCCTCCAACAGCAGAACTCTCTGGAACAGTGGGCGGCTTGGCTCGACGGTGTGGTCTCACAGGTCCTAAAACCCTACCAGGCCAGTTCGGCCTTCCCAAAAGCTGCCAAGCTCTTTCTGCTCAGGTGGAGTTTCTACAG ctctaTGGTGATCAGAGACCTGACCCTGCGTAGCGCGGCGAGTTTCGGCTCGTTCCACCTGATCCGTCTGCTGTACGATGAGTACATGTACTACCTTATAGAGCACAGAGTGGCACAGGCCAAAGGAGAGACTCCCATCGCTGTCATGGGAGAG TTTGCAAGCCTTGGACGTAGTCTGAATACACTGGATCCTGATAAAG aagaggaagaggaggaggaagatgagagtGAGGATGAGTGTCAGGAGCTTGCTCTGCCCTCTGATGGTGCTGCCCTTGGGGAGGAGTCTCTGGAACCACCTGCCAAGCTGGCCAGAACTGATCAGAGAGTACTCTTCAGCACGGGCAATGCACAGAACTGA
- the rfx1a gene encoding MHC class II regulatory factor RFX1a isoform X3 translates to MATTAYVEELQQTSQPQGGVVTVTSGQPATATTAPQQFLAELQTTVASGSASTPTGQTTPPPAQAQKTPTVAQTPPTQAPPTQTQYVTAEIQSSPTQSSNAQSTPQYIVVTVTEGSLHSSDSVSDSSPPPAVVQTGVPTQVVQQVQSVQQRSVVQATSQSTKTEQGTQLSVTSLQPVHLTQELQQVPVQHVYTNQVQYVEGGENNYTTSTIRSSSFPYTDTPLYTQTNAGQYYESTPASASQAASPGTPLTVAVTTGSTGVSMFVAGTGQIVANPASGTAGGATAVIAASGAAANGSGEGGGGANGSGGSYVIQGGYMLGSSGSSNSGNGQSYSHNARASPATVQWLLDNYETAEGVSLPRSTLYCHYLLHCQEQKLEPVNAASFGKLIRSVFMGLRTRRLGTRGNSKYHYYGLRIKASSSLLRLMEDQQHLAMRQQPFSQKQRLKPVQKVEGMTNGMSSGAGQQQQQQQGSGLSDISAQVQQYQQFLDASRALPEFPDIDLQAKPLPEGIELEHIKSFQLLYREHCEAILDVMVNLQFTLVETLWKTFWRFSENQAGDAATLAVHDESEKRLPKSCLVLLCKHEPVLRWSRDCDNTLYQGLVEILIPDVLRPIPSALTQAIRNFAKSLESWLTNAMMNIPEEMVRVKVTCANAFAQTLRRYTSLNHLAQAARAVLQNTAQINQMLSDLNRVDFANVQEQASWVCRCEDRVVQRLEQDFKLTLQQQNSLEQWAAWLDGVVSQVLKPYQASSAFPKAAKLFLLRWSFYSSMVIRDLTLRSAASFGSFHLIRLLYDEYMYYLIEHRVAQAKGETPIAVMGEFASLGRSLNTLDPDKEEEEEEEDESEDECQELALPSDGAALGEESLEPPAKLARTDQRVLFSTGNAQN, encoded by the exons ATGGCAACTACAGCCTATGTGGAGGAGCTGCAACAGACCTCCCAACCTCAAGGAGGTGTTGTTACTGTAACATCAGGGCAACCTGCAACTGCGACTACAGCCCCTCAGCAGTTTCTGGCCGAGCTGCAGACCACTGTAGCCTCTGGCTCAGCATCAACGCCCACAGGCCAGACCACGCCCCCTCCTGCGCAGGCACAGAAAACACCAACAGTTGCCCAGACCCCACCCACtcaagccccacccacacagacacaatatgTCACAGCTGAGATTCAGAGCTCACCCACACAATCCAGCAATGCCCAGAGCACACCACAGTACATTGTGGTCACTGTTACAG AGGGCTCCCTCCATTCCAGTGACTCGGTCTCAGACTCCAGTCCTCCTCCTGCCGTGGTGCAGACTGGAGTTCCTACACAGGTGGTGCAGCAGGTGCAGTCAGTCCAGCAg AGGTCAGTGGTGCAAGCTACATCTCAGTCAACCAAGACAGAACAGGGCACCCAACTGAGCGTCACCAGCCTACAGCCTGTACACTTGACTCAGGag CTTCAGCAGGTGCCTGTGCAGCATGTATACACTAACCAAGTGCAGTATGTGGAGGGAGGAGAAAACAACTACACTACCAGTACCAT TCGCTCCAGCAGTTTCCCCTACACAGACACTCCTCTGTACACGCAGACTAATGCGGGCCAGTACTATGAGAGCACCCCAGCCTCTGCTTCCCAGGCCGCTTCCCCCGGTACCCCTCTCACCGTGGCCGTTACCACGGGCTCCACCGGTGTCTCCATGTTCGTGGCGGGCACGGGCCAGATCGTGGCCAATCCCGCATCGGGCACGGCGGGCGGGGCCACGGCGGTAATTGCGGCGTCGGGGGCGGCGGCTAATGGCTctggggagggaggaggtggggctAATGGCAGCGGCGGAAGCTACGTGATTCAGGGCGGCTACATGCTGGGCAGCAGTGGCTCCAGCAACAGTGGGAATGGCCAGAGTTACTCGCACAACGCCCGTGCCTCGCCGGCCACC GTGCAGTGGTTGTTGGATAATTATGAGACGGCAGAGGGCGTGAGCCTGCCCCGCTCCACTCTGTATTGCCACTACTTGCTGCACTGCCAGGAGCAGAAGCTGGAGCCCGTCAATGCTGCTTCCTTTGGCAAGCTCATCCGGTCCGTCTTCATGGGCCTGAGGACCAGGCGCCTGGGCACCCG GGGAAACTCTAAGTACCACTACTATGGCCTGAGGATTAAGGctagctcctctctgctccggCTGATGGAGGATCAGCAGCACCTGGCCATGAGACAGCAACCTTTCTCCCAGAAACAAAG GTTGAAGCCAGTGCAGAAGGTGGAAGGAATGACCAATGGAATGTCATCAGGGGCGgggcaacagcaacagcagcagcaaggtTCAGGGCTTTCAGACATCAGTGCTCAGGTGCAGCAGTACCAACAGTTCCTCG ATGCCTCTCGTGCCCTCCCTGAGTTCCCTGACATTGACCTGCAAGCGAAACCCTTGCCAGAGGGCATTGAGCTGGAGCACATCAAGAGCTTTCAGCTGCTCTACAGAGAGCACTGTGAG GCCATCCTGGATGTGATGGTCAACCTGCAGTTCACACTGGTGGAGACCCTCTGGAAAACCTTCTGGAGGTTTAGTGAGAACCAGGCTGGAGATGCAGCCACTTTGGCTGT tcACGACGAGTCGGAGAAGCGTCTGCCAAAGTCATGCCTGGTGCTGCTATGTAAGCATGAGCCCGTGCTGCGCTGGAGCCGAGACTGCGACAACACGCTGTACCAGGGCCTGGTGGAGATCCTCATCCCAGACGTCTTGAGGCCCATACCCA GTGCCTTAACTCAAGCCATCCGTAATTTTGCCAAGAGTTTGGAGAGCTGGCTCACTAACGCCATGATGAACATTCCCGAGGAGATGGTCCGTGTTAAG GTGACATGTGCGAACGCCTTCGCGCAGACCCTGCGCAGGTACACCTCGCTCAACCACCTGGCCCAGGCAGCACGCGCCGTACTCCAGAACACTGCGCAGATCAACCAGATGCTCAGCGACCTCAACCGAGTCGACTTCGCTAACGTGCAG GAGCAGGCCTcttgggtgtgtaggtgtgaggaTCGGGTTGTGCAGCGCTTGGAGCAGGACTTTAAGCTCACCCTCCAACAGCAGAACTCTCTGGAACAGTGGGCGGCTTGGCTCGACGGTGTGGTCTCACAGGTCCTAAAACCCTACCAGGCCAGTTCGGCCTTCCCAAAAGCTGCCAAGCTCTTTCTGCTCAGGTGGAGTTTCTACAG ctctaTGGTGATCAGAGACCTGACCCTGCGTAGCGCGGCGAGTTTCGGCTCGTTCCACCTGATCCGTCTGCTGTACGATGAGTACATGTACTACCTTATAGAGCACAGAGTGGCACAGGCCAAAGGAGAGACTCCCATCGCTGTCATGGGAGAG TTTGCAAGCCTTGGACGTAGTCTGAATACACTGGATCCTGATAAAG aagaggaagaggaggaggaagatgagagtGAGGATGAGTGTCAGGAGCTTGCTCTGCCCTCTGATGGTGCTGCCCTTGGGGAGGAGTCTCTGGAACCACCTGCCAAGCTGGCCAGAACTGATCAGAGAGTACTCTTCAGCACGGGCAATGCACAGAACTGA